One stretch of Oncorhynchus keta strain PuntledgeMale-10-30-2019 chromosome 16, Oket_V2, whole genome shotgun sequence DNA includes these proteins:
- the LOC118371775 gene encoding ecto-ADP-ribosyltransferase 5-like, with protein sequence MARYKNLTFTLMYLVQSWILGVDSKMVSLPLHDPKSNFPLDMAPDSVDDSYKGCEEKMFRKVHDYYLPKERGENKDFNQAWTAAEDHYKEKGKLSKNYSLAIQVYVNATANVYKSFNEATRTQKESYTTTFQYHSLHFLLTNALRILNNNIRKRFIKKHFHIKKHFHTYRGTNVTFFSDRKTMRFGQFTSSSLDQKIAKVFGTKSCFEIATYFGAPLGKYSQLPHEKEVLIPPYEVFKITKVMRRTDKKDLWCDVVYKLQSTKKGKSDLKCQMVKKTLQGE encoded by the exons ATGGCAAGATACAAGAACCTAACCTTTACTCTGATGTATTTAGTCCAGTCTTGGATTTTGGGTGTGGACTCCAAGATG GTCAGTCTCCCTCTGCATGATCCAAAATCCAACTTCCCCTTAGACATGGCTCCAGACTCTGTTGATGACTCCTACAAGGGCTGTGAGGAGAAGATGTTCAGGAAGGTGCATGACTATTACCTGccaaaagagagaggagagaacaaagATTTCAACCAGGCTTGGACCGCTGCTGAGGACCATTACAAAGAAAAAGGAAAACTGTCTAAAAACTATTCCCTGGCAATCCAGGTGTATGTGAATGCAACAGCCAACGTCTACAAGTCATTCAACGAGGCCACTCGTACCCAAAAGGAGAGCTACACCACAACATTCCAGTACCACTCCCTGCACTTCCTTCTGACCAATGCCTTACGAATCCTGAACAATAATATTCGGAAACGCTTTATTAAAAAGCATTTCCATATTAAAAAGCATTTCCATACCTACCGAGGAACCAATGTGACTTTCTTCTCTGACCGAAAAACTATGCGATTTGGACAGTTCACCTCGAGCTCTTTAGACCAGAAAATTGCTAAAGTCTTTGGAACTAAATCCTGTTTTGAGATCGCTACCTACTTTGGTGCCCCACTGGGGAAGTACTCTCAGCTGCCACATGAGAAAGAAGTGCTGATTCCCCCCTATGAGGTGTTCAAAATCACCAAGGTGATGAGGAGAACAGACAAGAAAGACCTCTGGTGTGACGTCGTCTACAAACTGCAGAGTACTAAGAAAGGAAAGAGTGACCTGAAATGCCAGATGGTTAAGAAAACACTCCAAGGAGAATAA